One stretch of Rhodoferax lithotrophicus DNA includes these proteins:
- the tauA gene encoding taurine ABC transporter substrate-binding protein: MTTKRTLFRWLAAAGLMAAATSFAQTKEVTFAYQDMLVPLRTIIESGELEKTTGYKINWRQFGGGGDVVRAMASGDVQIGEAGSSPIAAAASQGQDIKLFWILDDIADAEALVVRNGAGISGWKDLKGKKVATPFVSTSHYQLLVGLKLEGVDAKEVNVVNLRPPEIAAAWERGDIDAAFIWDPVLSKIKSNGKAIATSGSIGKKGYPTFDGLVINAKWAAANEGFVTALVKALAKADDNYRKNAAKWTADSAPIKAIAKWSKADPKDVPAAIALYGFPTLQEQNSAQWLGGGAAQALAKTAVFLKEQGRIQEVKPDYSAFVTTQYVRQALGK, encoded by the coding sequence ATGACAACCAAACGCACCCTGTTTCGCTGGCTTGCAGCCGCCGGTTTGATGGCTGCAGCCACCAGTTTTGCCCAGACCAAAGAAGTCACCTTTGCCTACCAGGACATGCTGGTGCCACTGCGCACCATCATCGAGTCGGGTGAGCTGGAAAAAACCACCGGCTACAAGATCAACTGGCGCCAGTTCGGCGGCGGCGGTGACGTGGTGCGCGCCATGGCCTCGGGCGATGTGCAGATTGGTGAGGCGGGTTCCAGCCCGATTGCCGCAGCGGCCAGCCAGGGGCAAGACATCAAGCTGTTCTGGATTCTGGACGACATTGCCGACGCTGAAGCGCTGGTGGTGCGTAATGGCGCTGGCATCAGCGGCTGGAAAGACCTCAAGGGCAAGAAAGTGGCGACCCCGTTTGTCTCTACCTCACACTACCAGTTGCTGGTGGGCCTGAAGCTTGAAGGCGTGGATGCCAAAGAGGTCAACGTGGTGAACCTGCGTCCACCAGAAATTGCCGCCGCCTGGGAACGTGGTGACATTGATGCGGCCTTCATCTGGGACCCGGTGCTGTCCAAAATCAAGAGCAACGGCAAAGCCATTGCCACCTCCGGCAGCATTGGCAAAAAAGGTTACCCCACGTTTGACGGTTTGGTGATCAACGCCAAATGGGCTGCGGCCAACGAAGGCTTTGTGACCGCACTGGTCAAGGCCCTGGCCAAGGCAGATGACAACTACCGCAAGAACGCCGCCAAATGGACGGCAGACTCTGCCCCCATCAAGGCCATTGCCAAGTGGAGCAAGGCCGACCCCAAAGACGTGCCCGCCGCCATTGCGCTGTACGGTTTCCCTACCTTGCAGGAACAAAACTCGGCCCAGTGGCTGGGCGGTGGTGCCGCACAGGCGCTGGCCAAAACCGCCGTCTTCCTGAAGGAGCAGGGCCGCATACAGGAAGTCAAGCCTGATTACTCTGCTTTTGTGACCACGCAGTACGTGCGCCAGGCGCTGGGCAAGTAA
- a CDS encoding GMC family oxidoreductase — MNQAQVATKHIAIIPEFDYIIVGAGSSGCVLASRLSEDPSKRVLLLEAGPPDRSLWLHLPIGYGKTMWSNTYNWRFETAPDPNMNGRRIYWPRGKTLGGSSAINGLIYIRGQHQDYEHWAELGNTGWSYADVLPYFIKSEGNQRGASEHHGGSGPLRVSDIGAKHPLIEAFINAAAEHGVPRNDDFNGARQLGAGYYQLTTQNGWRCSTATAFLKPARGRANLVLETQAQATSIVFDQQRAVGVSYRQQGISKTARCKAEVLLAAGAVQSPQLLQLSGIGPRELLERHGIAVVKDAPGVGENLQDHLQIRLGFECSQPITTNDQLNSWSGKVGIALQWLFKRSGPLAVGINQGGCFMRALPDESDRPDIQFHVSTLSADMAGGKVHPYSGFTLSVCQLRPHSRGHIRIRSADPFEAPEITPNYLDAELDQRTAVAAIRCARAIASNPAMRPFVKREVKPGPELNSDADLLEFCRNHGATIFHPVGTCRMGADALAVVDPRLRVNGVTGLRVVDCSVMPTLVSGNTHAAAVMLAEKAAEMVREDVGS, encoded by the coding sequence ATGAATCAAGCGCAAGTAGCTACCAAACATATAGCAATTATTCCTGAATTTGACTACATCATCGTCGGCGCGGGCTCCAGCGGTTGTGTGCTGGCCAGCCGCCTGAGCGAAGACCCGAGTAAACGTGTGCTGCTGCTGGAGGCCGGGCCGCCAGACCGTTCGCTGTGGCTGCATCTGCCCATTGGTTACGGCAAAACCATGTGGAGCAACACCTACAACTGGCGTTTTGAGACCGCGCCCGACCCGAACATGAATGGGCGGCGTATCTACTGGCCACGCGGCAAAACGCTGGGCGGCTCCAGCGCCATCAACGGCCTGATCTACATCCGTGGCCAGCACCAGGACTATGAGCACTGGGCCGAACTGGGCAACACCGGCTGGAGTTATGCCGACGTGCTGCCGTACTTCATCAAGTCCGAGGGCAACCAGCGCGGCGCATCCGAACACCATGGTGGCAGCGGGCCACTGCGCGTGTCTGACATCGGAGCGAAGCACCCGCTGATCGAGGCTTTCATCAACGCCGCCGCAGAACATGGTGTGCCACGTAATGACGACTTCAACGGTGCGCGGCAGTTGGGGGCAGGCTACTACCAGCTCACCACGCAGAACGGCTGGCGCTGCAGCACCGCCACCGCCTTTTTGAAACCGGCGCGTGGCCGTGCCAACTTGGTGCTTGAAACCCAGGCCCAGGCGACCAGCATCGTGTTTGACCAGCAGCGCGCCGTCGGCGTGTCTTACCGCCAGCAAGGCATCAGCAAAACCGCCCGCTGCAAGGCCGAGGTGCTGCTGGCCGCAGGCGCGGTGCAGTCGCCGCAGTTGCTGCAACTCTCAGGCATTGGCCCACGTGAGCTGCTGGAGCGCCATGGCATTGCGGTGGTTAAAGACGCGCCCGGTGTGGGTGAGAACCTGCAAGACCATTTGCAGATTCGCCTGGGCTTTGAGTGCAGCCAGCCCATCACCACCAATGACCAGCTCAACTCGTGGTCGGGCAAGGTAGGCATTGCGTTGCAATGGCTGTTCAAGCGCAGTGGGCCGCTGGCCGTGGGCATCAACCAGGGCGGCTGTTTCATGCGGGCGCTGCCCGATGAGTCTGACAGACCCGACATCCAGTTCCACGTGTCCACCTTGTCGGCCGACATGGCGGGGGGCAAGGTGCACCCGTACTCTGGCTTTACCCTGTCGGTCTGCCAACTGCGGCCGCATTCACGTGGGCACATTCGCATCCGCAGTGCCGACCCGTTTGAAGCACCCGAGATCACGCCCAACTACCTGGATGCCGAACTCGACCAGCGCACCGCCGTGGCCGCCATCCGATGCGCCCGCGCCATTGCCTCCAACCCAGCCATGCGCCCGTTTGTGAAGCGAGAGGTCAAGCCCGGCCCCGAGCTGAACAGCGATGCCGATCTGCTGGAGTTCTGCCGCAACCATGGGGCCACCATCTTCCACCCGGTAGGCACCTGCCGCATGGGAGCCGACGCACTGGCCGTGGTGGACCCCCGCCTGCGCGTCAACGGGGTTACCGGCCTGCGCGTGGTCGACTGCTCCGTCATGCCCACGCTGGTGTCCGGCAACACCCACGCGGCAGCGGTGATGCTGGCGGAGAAGGCGGCGGAGATGGTGCGGGAGGATGTTGGTTCTTGA
- the xsc gene encoding sulfoacetaldehyde acetyltransferase yields MSASHTPSHPVRSVATGRQKMTPSEAFVETLVANDVTDIFGIMGSAFMDAMDIFKPAGINLVSVVHEQGAAHMADGYARVSGRHGVVIGQNGPGISNCVTAIAAAYWAHSPVVIVTPETGTMGMGLGGFQEANQLPMFQEFTKYQGHVNNPKRIAEYTGRCFDRALSDLGPTQLNIPRDYFYGEIEAEIPLPQRVERGAGGEHSLNAAAELLANAKFPVILAGGGVVLGDAVEALKALAERLGAPVATGYLRNDAFPASHPLWAGPLGYQGSKAAMKLIAQADVVLALGSRMGPFGTLPQHGLDYWPKEAKIIQVEADHTNLGLVKKITVGIHGDAKATAQALLGCLEQKTLVADSTRAQRAITIAAEKAAWEQELDGWTHERDPFSLDMIAEAAKAPTFNGGQWLHPRQVLRELEKAMPPRVMVSTDIGNINSVANSYLRFEEPRSFFAPMSFGNCGYALPTIIGAKRAAPDRPAIAYAGDGAWGMSMVEILTAVRHDIPVTAVVFHNRQWGAEKKNQVDFYNRRFVAGELDNPSFADIAIAMGAEGVVVDRLEDVGPALKLAIDAQMNQGKTTVIEILVTQELGDPFRRDALSKPVRFLEKYRDYV; encoded by the coding sequence ATGAGCGCATCCCACACCCCCTCCCACCCGGTTCGTAGCGTCGCCACCGGGCGGCAAAAAATGACCCCATCGGAGGCCTTTGTCGAGACCCTGGTGGCCAATGACGTGACCGACATCTTTGGCATCATGGGCTCGGCCTTCATGGATGCCATGGACATCTTTAAACCGGCGGGCATCAACCTGGTGTCGGTGGTGCATGAGCAGGGCGCGGCCCACATGGCCGATGGTTATGCACGCGTCAGTGGCCGCCACGGCGTGGTGATCGGGCAGAACGGCCCCGGCATCAGCAACTGCGTCACCGCCATTGCCGCCGCCTACTGGGCGCACAGCCCAGTGGTGATCGTCACGCCTGAGACCGGCACCATGGGCATGGGGCTGGGTGGTTTCCAAGAGGCCAACCAGTTGCCGATGTTTCAGGAGTTCACCAAGTACCAGGGCCATGTGAACAACCCCAAGCGGATCGCCGAATACACCGGACGCTGTTTTGACCGCGCCTTGAGCGACCTGGGGCCCACGCAGCTCAACATTCCGCGTGACTACTTCTATGGCGAGATCGAGGCCGAGATTCCACTCCCCCAGCGCGTGGAGCGCGGTGCCGGTGGCGAGCACAGTTTGAACGCCGCCGCTGAACTGCTGGCCAATGCCAAATTCCCCGTCATCCTGGCCGGTGGTGGGGTGGTGCTGGGCGACGCTGTGGAGGCTTTGAAAGCCCTGGCCGAGCGCCTGGGCGCACCGGTGGCCACCGGCTATTTGCGCAACGATGCGTTCCCGGCCAGCCACCCGCTGTGGGCCGGGCCGCTGGGCTATCAGGGTTCCAAGGCAGCGATGAAGCTGATTGCCCAGGCCGACGTGGTGCTGGCCCTGGGCTCACGCATGGGGCCGTTTGGCACTTTGCCGCAACATGGGCTGGACTACTGGCCTAAAGAGGCCAAGATCATCCAGGTGGAAGCCGACCACACCAACCTGGGGCTGGTCAAAAAAATCACCGTCGGTATCCATGGTGATGCCAAGGCCACGGCGCAGGCGCTGCTTGGGTGTTTAGAGCAAAAAACGCTTGTAGCCGACAGTACACGTGCGCAACGTGCTATCACAATTGCAGCAGAAAAAGCCGCCTGGGAGCAAGAACTGGACGGCTGGACGCACGAGCGGGACCCGTTCAGCCTGGACATGATTGCCGAAGCCGCCAAAGCGCCCACCTTCAACGGCGGCCAGTGGTTACACCCGCGCCAGGTGCTGCGCGAGCTGGAAAAAGCCATGCCGCCACGTGTCATGGTGTCCACCGACATTGGCAACATCAACTCGGTGGCCAACAGCTACCTGCGTTTTGAGGAGCCGCGCAGCTTCTTCGCCCCCATGAGTTTTGGCAACTGCGGCTACGCGCTGCCGACCATCATCGGAGCCAAACGCGCCGCACCAGACCGCCCAGCCATCGCCTACGCGGGTGACGGTGCTTGGGGCATGAGCATGGTTGAAATCTTGACCGCTGTGCGCCACGACATTCCGGTCACCGCGGTGGTGTTCCACAACCGCCAGTGGGGGGCCGAGAAAAAGAACCAGGTGGACTTCTACAACCGACGTTTTGTGGCTGGTGAACTTGACAACCCCAGCTTTGCCGATATCGCCATCGCCATGGGGGCCGAAGGCGTGGTGGTGGACCGGCTGGAAGACGTGGGTCCAGCGCTCAAACTAGCCATTGACGCACAAATGAACCAGGGCAAAACCACGGTGATTGAGATCCTGGTGACCCAGGAGCTGGGCGACCCGTTCAGGCGCGACGCGCTCTCCAAGCCCGTGCGCTTTCTGGAGAAGTACCGGGATTACGTGTGA
- a CDS encoding ABC transporter permease subunit, which translates to MPESLALEAPSVTETPTPSHTPSHGKTSAFHELGEGSSVTISVVTILVLFALWWIVTEAGWVKPLFLPSPQSVWQQFVLYASGQANDQPLWQHLSASLLRVLSAFVLACLTAIPLGIAMGCSRVVRGVFDPPLEFYRPLPPLAYLPLIIIWFGINELPKVLLIYLSCFAPLALAARSGMKTATQEQIHAAASMGASRWQVIRHVILPAALPEILVGMRIAIGFGWTTLVAAEMVAASLGLGQLVLNASNFLRTDIVVMGIIVIGLLAYGFDLLMRWTAQRLVPWKGRG; encoded by the coding sequence ATGCCTGAAAGTCTGGCCCTGGAAGCCCCCAGTGTGACCGAAACGCCCACCCCGTCCCACACTCCGTCTCACGGCAAAACCAGTGCCTTTCATGAGCTGGGTGAAGGCTCCAGCGTTACCATCAGCGTGGTCACCATCTTGGTGCTGTTTGCGCTGTGGTGGATCGTCACCGAGGCTGGCTGGGTCAAGCCTTTGTTTTTGCCATCGCCGCAATCGGTGTGGCAACAGTTTGTGCTGTACGCCAGCGGTCAGGCCAATGACCAGCCGCTGTGGCAGCATTTGTCGGCCAGCTTGCTGCGGGTATTGAGCGCTTTTGTGCTGGCTTGCCTGACCGCCATTCCGCTGGGCATTGCCATGGGCTGCTCACGCGTGGTGCGTGGCGTTTTTGATCCACCGCTGGAGTTCTACCGCCCCTTGCCACCACTGGCCTATTTGCCTTTGATCATCATCTGGTTTGGCATCAACGAGCTACCCAAGGTGCTGCTGATTTACCTGAGCTGCTTTGCCCCGCTGGCACTGGCCGCACGCTCGGGCATGAAGACCGCCACGCAAGAGCAGATTCACGCCGCCGCCTCCATGGGGGCCAGCCGCTGGCAGGTGATTCGCCATGTGATCCTGCCGGCGGCCTTGCCTGAAATACTGGTAGGCATGCGCATCGCCATTGGTTTTGGCTGGACCACCTTGGTGGCCGCAGAGATGGTGGCCGCCTCACTGGGCCTGGGGCAACTGGTGCTGAATGCCTCCAACTTTTTGCGCACCGACATTGTGGTGATGGGCATCATCGTCATCGGCTTGCTGGCCTATGGCTTTGACTTGCTGATGCGCTGGACGGCGCAACGGCTGGTGCCTTGGAAGGGGCGGGGTTGA
- a CDS encoding taurine ABC transporter ATP-binding protein: MSGLDIRHLTVRYAIKGGQRCALSDVNLHMQGDDFVVALGASGCGKTTLLNCIAGFLPASDGAVLLDGVPVHAPGPERGVVFQKHALMPWLNVRDNVALPLLLRGVPTAQRHQLAQDKLALLGLEGVGDRAIWELSGGMQQRVGIARALASDPAVLLMDEPLGALDAFTREQVQETLLHTWARTRKMVFFITHSVEEALFLATRLVVMSPSPGRIVRVFEDLPFSKLFLAEGDARKVKSLPQFIALREEVLSLIHQREALYA; this comes from the coding sequence ATGTCGGGGCTGGACATTCGCCACCTGACGGTTCGCTACGCCATCAAAGGGGGTCAACGCTGCGCACTGTCCGATGTCAATTTGCACATGCAGGGCGACGACTTTGTGGTGGCGCTGGGTGCGTCGGGCTGCGGCAAGACCACCTTGCTCAACTGCATTGCGGGCTTTTTGCCCGCCTCTGACGGTGCGGTGTTGCTGGACGGTGTGCCGGTGCATGCCCCAGGGCCAGAGCGTGGCGTGGTGTTTCAAAAACACGCACTGATGCCCTGGCTGAATGTGCGCGACAACGTGGCCCTGCCGTTGCTCCTGCGGGGTGTGCCCACGGCCCAACGCCACCAACTGGCACAAGACAAGCTGGCCCTGCTGGGCTTGGAGGGTGTGGGTGACCGCGCGATCTGGGAGCTGTCTGGCGGCATGCAGCAGCGCGTGGGTATTGCGCGGGCGCTGGCCAGCGATCCAGCGGTGCTGTTGATGGACGAGCCGCTGGGTGCACTGGACGCCTTCACCCGTGAGCAGGTGCAAGAAACCCTGCTGCACACCTGGGCACGAACCCGCAAGATGGTGTTTTTCATCACCCACTCGGTGGAAGAGGCTCTGTTCTTGGCAACCCGGTTGGTGGTGATGAGCCCCAGCCCAGGCCGCATTGTGCGGGTGTTTGAAGACTTGCCGTTTTCAAAATTATTCCTTGCCGAAGGCGATGCGCGCAAGGTCAAATCACTGCCGCAATTCATTGCGCTGCGCGAAGAAGTGCTCAGCCTGATTCACCAACGTGAGGCCCTCTATGCCTGA